One genomic segment of Panicum virgatum strain AP13 chromosome 2N, P.virgatum_v5, whole genome shotgun sequence includes these proteins:
- the LOC120660862 gene encoding F-box protein At1g10780-like encodes MEWGGETGMNAVPDGVVQHILSMLSNVRDVAACACVCRRWRDCVPYLPALFFPRNAFDAAAAARGAADDAIGRMVASVARLRELVIYCPFSMARLPAWLGARSATLRVLELRMDAAADKADGHLDCIGLAANLEELRLWGVSLTAAPAWGRMERLRVLEVVGAPLRDSAVRDAIAACPNLTDLSMLGCDCSGTVAVDLHLLERCRLDILGAGNCSLLLTAPRLESLEVQGFTWITLRGHSLRRLSIAKSTGRVHKVDTGRLPDLDHLSLRGVQWNWAAVSSVLQCASEVKHLVMKIEFCGDLDALQPFPEVDLVDFFNSHPKLSKFEIHGAMFAAMCQKNSLKNLDSRFIIPCLEEVLITVRSPLNAEQKLNTLESLVKYSAKLQTMVIRISQMKNCHEAADDFFEEICKFKYMNYKKVRIE; translated from the exons ATGGAATGGGGCGGCGAGACAGGCATGAACGCCGTCCCCGACGGCGTCGTGCAGCACATCCTGTCGATGCTCAGCAACGTCCGCGACGTGGCCGCCTGCGCCTGCGTCTGCCGCCGCTGGCGCGACTGCGTCCCCTACCTGCCCGCGCTCTTCTTCCCGCGGAACGCCTtcgacgcggccgcggcggccagggGCGCCGCGGACGACGCCATCGGCCGGATGGTCGCCTCCGTCGCGCGCCTCAGGGAGCTCGTCATCTACTGCCCCTTCTCCATGGCGCGCCTCCCCGCCTGGCTCGGCGCGCGGAGCGCCACGCTGCGGGTGCTCGAGCTGCGgatggacgccgccgccgacaaggCGGACGGCCACCTCGACTGCATCGGCCTGGCGGCGAACCTCGAGGAGCTCAGGCTCTGGGGCGTGTCGCTCACGGCCGCGCCGGCGTGGGGCCGGATGGAGCGCCTCCGCGTGCTGGAGGTCGTCGGCGCGCCGCTGCGCGACAGCGCCGTGAGGGACGCCATCGCCGCGTGCCCCAACCTCACCGACCTGTCGATGCTTGGCTGCGACTGCTCCGGCACGGTGGCTGTGGATCTTCACCTGCTCGAGCGCTGCAGGCTCGACATCCTCGGCGCCGGCAACTGCTCACTCCTGCTTACCGCACCTCGCCTCGAGTCGCTCGAGGTTCAGGGCTTCACCTGGATCACTCTGCGGGGGCACAGCCTCCGTCGCCTCTCAATTGCCAAGAGCACCG GGAGGGTGCACAAGGTGGACACTGGGAGGCTCCCAGATCTGGATCACCTTTCCCTGCGCGGCGTTCAGTGGAACTGGGCCGCAGTGAGCTCGGTGCTGCAGTGCGCGAGCGAGGTGAAGCACCTGGTGATGAAGATAGAGTTCTGCGGCGATTTGGACGCGCTCCAGCCGTTCCCGGAGGTTGATTTGGTCGACTTCTTCAACAGCCACCCCAAGCTCAGCAAGTTTGAGATTCATGGTGCCATGTTCGCCGCCATGTGCCAGAAAAATAGCCTGAAAAAC TTGGATTCAAGATTCATCATCCCTTGCTTGGAAGAGGTTCTGATCACTGTGCGCTCGCCACTCAATGCTGAACAGAAGCTGAACACTCTTGAGTCGCTTGTGAAGTACAGTGCGAAGCTGCAGACAATGGTCATCAGGATCTCACAGATGAAGAATTGCCATGAAGCTGCCGATGATTTCTTTGAGGAGATATGTAAGTTCAAGTACATGAACTACAAGAAAGTGCGAATTGAATAA